A window of Rattus norvegicus strain BN/NHsdMcwi chromosome 14, GRCr8, whole genome shotgun sequence contains these coding sequences:
- the Urgcp gene encoding up-regulator of cell proliferation isoform X2, translated as MEGDDCGFHYGDGTNEAQDNDFPTVERSRLQEMLSLLGLETYQVQKLTLQDSLQISFDSMKNWAPQAPKDLPWHFLRKLQALNAEARNTTMVLDSPPEAWPTEKGGQTEEGMMYWDPAEDVAADIYSFSELPMPDTPVNPLDLLCALLLSSDTFLQQEVLLKMSLCQFALPLVLPDSENHYHTFLLWALRGVVRTWWFQPPRGLGSFLREDSVVLSRVPTFAFVRMDVSSNSKSQLLNAVLSPARRQWDCFWHRDLNLGTNPREIADGLVEISWFFPSGKEDLDVFPEPMAFLNLRGDIGSHWLQFKLLTEVSSAVFILTDNISKKEYKLLYSMRESTTKYYFILSPYRGKRNTNLRFLNRLIPVLKIDHSHVLVKVSSTDGEGFLRRIRAIMCSVARSPCRRMSVEDMAHAARKLGLRVDEDFEECQKAKDRMEKIVRKIKDVDAYKRDELRLQGDPARKAAQAEREFCQLQWASEPPEKHRAELRRRALELRVQQNGQEPTSGVQEFILGVSSPSPSERQYFLRWMEWGLARLGQPRPRQPPETLLTLRPKLGGPSDLNEPLWPEPLGVEHFLREMGQFYEAESCLVEAGRLPAGQRRFAHFPGLAVDLLLGGLPLELVDGATLSIPVRWVTGLLKELHVRLDRRSRLVVLSALGVPGTGKSTLLNTMFGLKFATGRSCSARGAFMQLLPVAEGFSQDLGCDQILVIDSGGLISGALASAGDRFELEASLATLLMGLSNVTVVSLAETKDIPPAVLHAFLRLEKMGHMPNYQFVYQNLHDLPVPSPKPRDRRQLLDPPSDLSRAATHLEKQGGGFRTLAGLTERQHVWHIPALWHGAPPMAAVSLGYSEAIFELKRCLLENIRNGLSNQNKNIQQLIDLVRRL; from the exons ATGGAAGGAGATGACTGCGGGTTCCATTATGGAG ATGGTACAAATGAGGCTCAGGACAATGACTTCCCAACAG TGGAGAGAAGCAGGCTTCAGGAAATGCTGTCCCTGTTGGGACTGGAGACATACCAAGTACAGAAGCTCACCCTCCAGGACTCCCTGCAGATCAGTTTTGACAGCATGAAGAACTGGGCTCCTCAGGCTCCCAAGGACCTCCCCTGGCATTTCCTCAGGAAGCTGCAGGCCCTCAACGCTGAAGCCAGGAACACCACCATGGTGCTGGACTCGCCTCCAGAGGCCTGGCCCACAGAGAAAGGGGGCCAGACGGAGGAGGGGATGATGTACTGGGACCCGGCTGAGGACGTCGCTGCTGATATCTACTCTTTCTCGGAGCTGCCCATGCCCGATACACCTGTGAACCCCCTCGaccttctctgtgccctcttgctgtcttcagacaccttTCTGCAGCAGGAAGTCCTGCTGAAGATGTCCCTCTgtcagtttgcactcccacttgTGTTGCCTGATTCTGAAAACCACTACCACACCTTCCTGCTCTGGGCCCTTCGGGGTGTTGTGCGGACATGGTGGTTCCAGCCCCCACGGGGCCTTGGGAGTTTTCTTCGAGAAGACAGTGTGGTCCTGTCCAGGGTGCCCACGTTTGCCTTCGTTCGCATGGACGTCAGCAGCAACTCCAAGTCCCAGCTGCTCAATGCTGTCCTCAGCCCTGCCAGACGGCAGTGGGACTGCTTCTGGCATCGGGACCTCAACTTAGGCACGAATCCCCGAGAGATCGCAGACGGGTTAGTAGAGATCTCCTGGTTTTTCCCCAGTGGTAAGGAGGACCTAGATGTTTTCCCGGAGCCCATGGCCTTTCTGAACTTGAGGGGTGACATTGGGTCCCACTGGCTGCAGTTCAAGCTCTTGACAGAAGTCTCCTCTGCTGTGTTCATTCTGACTGACAACATCAGCAAGAAGGAGTACAAATTGCTGTACTCCATGAGGGAGTCAACCACAAAGTACTACTTCATCCTGAGCCCCTACCGGGGGAAACGGAATACCAACCTGCGCTTCCTCAACAGGCTGATCCCCGTGCTGAAGATCGACCACTCCCACGTCCTGGTGAAGGTCAGCAGCACCGATGGCGAGGGCTTCCTGAGGCGGATCCGAGCCATTATGTGCAGCGTGGCTCGCTCCCCCTGCAGGAGGATGTCTGTGGAGGACATGGCTCATGCCGCACGGAAACTAGGCCTCAGAGTTGACGAGGACTTTGAGGAGTGTCAGAAGGCCAAGGACCGGATGGAGAAGATCGTCAGGAAGATCAAGGATGTGGACGCCTACAAGAGAGATGAGCTGCGGCTGCAGGGCGACCCTGCAAGGAAGGCAGCCCAGGCCGAGAGGGAGTTCTGTCAGCTCCAGTGGGCCTCGGAGCCCCCAGAGAAGCACCGGGCTGAGTTGAGACGCCGGGCCCTAGAGCTCCGGGTGCAGCAGAATGGCCAGGAGCCCACCTCGGGGGTACAGGAGTTCATCCTGGGAGTAAGCAGCCCCTCCCCGAGTGAGAGGCAGTACTTCCTGAGATGGATGGAGTGGGGGTTGGCTCGACTGGGCCAGCCACGGCCAAGACAGCCTCCAGAGACCCTTCTCACCCTGAGACCAAAACTCGGTGGGCCCTCGGACTTGAATGAGCCACTCTGGCCTGAGCCCTTGGGGGTGGAGCACTTCCTGCGGGAGATGGGGCAGTTCTATGAGGCGGAGAGCTGCCTGGTGGAGGCAGGGCGGCTGCCTGCTGGCCAGAGGCGCTTTGCCCACTTCCCAGGTTTGGCTGTGGACCTGCTGCTGGGTGGGCTGCCCCTGGAGCTGGTCGATGGTGCCACTCTGAGCATCCCTGTTCGATGGGTCACTGGGCTTCTCAAGGAGCTGCATGTCCGCCTAGACAGGAGATCTCGACTAGTGGTTCTCTCTGCTCTGGGGGTGCCGGGCACAGGGAAGTCTACACTCCTTAACACCATGTTTGGCCTGAAGTTTGCCACTGGGAGGAGCTGTAGTGCCCGAGGGGCCTTCATGCAGCTCCTCCCTGTAGCTGAGGGCTTCAGCCAGGACCTGGGCTGTGACCAAATCCTAGTAATAGACTCTGGGGGTTTAATCAGTGGGGCCTTGGCCTCTGCTGGAGACAGGTTCGAACTGGAGGCTTCCTTGGCCACGCTGCTAATGGGGCTAAGTAATGTCACTGTGGTCAGCCTAGCTGAAACAAAGGACATCCCACCAGCCGTTCTTCATGCGTTCCTGAGGCTGGAAAAAATGGGACACATGCCCAACTATCAGTTTGTGTATCAGAACCTTCACGACCTGCCTGTTCCCAGTCCTAAGCCCAGAGACAGGAGGCAGCTCCTGGACCCGCCCAGCGACCTGAGCAGGGCGGCTACCCACTTGGAGAAGCAGGGTGGCGGCTTCCGGACACTGGCGGGTCTGACCGAGAGGCAGCACGTCTGGCACATCCCAGCCCTGTGGCATGGAGCACCACCCATGGCCGCCGTGAGCCTGGGCTACAGCGAGGCCATTTTTGAATTGAAGAGATGCCTATTAGAAAACATCAGGAATGGCTtgtccaaccaaaacaaaaacattcagcAGCTCATTGACCTGGTGCGGAGGCTGTGA
- the Urgcp gene encoding up-regulator of cell proliferation isoform X1, with translation MASPGIEVELLVKGHSDLGEVAPEVKPSDSQTSVAIADGTNEAQDNDFPTVERSRLQEMLSLLGLETYQVQKLTLQDSLQISFDSMKNWAPQAPKDLPWHFLRKLQALNAEARNTTMVLDSPPEAWPTEKGGQTEEGMMYWDPAEDVAADIYSFSELPMPDTPVNPLDLLCALLLSSDTFLQQEVLLKMSLCQFALPLVLPDSENHYHTFLLWALRGVVRTWWFQPPRGLGSFLREDSVVLSRVPTFAFVRMDVSSNSKSQLLNAVLSPARRQWDCFWHRDLNLGTNPREIADGLVEISWFFPSGKEDLDVFPEPMAFLNLRGDIGSHWLQFKLLTEVSSAVFILTDNISKKEYKLLYSMRESTTKYYFILSPYRGKRNTNLRFLNRLIPVLKIDHSHVLVKVSSTDGEGFLRRIRAIMCSVARSPCRRMSVEDMAHAARKLGLRVDEDFEECQKAKDRMEKIVRKIKDVDAYKRDELRLQGDPARKAAQAEREFCQLQWASEPPEKHRAELRRRALELRVQQNGQEPTSGVQEFILGVSSPSPSERQYFLRWMEWGLARLGQPRPRQPPETLLTLRPKLGGPSDLNEPLWPEPLGVEHFLREMGQFYEAESCLVEAGRLPAGQRRFAHFPGLAVDLLLGGLPLELVDGATLSIPVRWVTGLLKELHVRLDRRSRLVVLSALGVPGTGKSTLLNTMFGLKFATGRSCSARGAFMQLLPVAEGFSQDLGCDQILVIDSGGLISGALASAGDRFELEASLATLLMGLSNVTVVSLAETKDIPPAVLHAFLRLEKMGHMPNYQFVYQNLHDLPVPSPKPRDRRQLLDPPSDLSRAATHLEKQGGGFRTLAGLTERQHVWHIPALWHGAPPMAAVSLGYSEAIFELKRCLLENIRNGLSNQNKNIQQLIDLVRRL, from the exons GATAGAAGTGGAATTACTGGTCAAAGG GCATTCAGACCTGGGAGAAGTGGCCCCAGAAGTAAAACCTTCAGACAGCCAAACATCTGTGGCAATTGCAG ATGGTACAAATGAGGCTCAGGACAATGACTTCCCAACAG TGGAGAGAAGCAGGCTTCAGGAAATGCTGTCCCTGTTGGGACTGGAGACATACCAAGTACAGAAGCTCACCCTCCAGGACTCCCTGCAGATCAGTTTTGACAGCATGAAGAACTGGGCTCCTCAGGCTCCCAAGGACCTCCCCTGGCATTTCCTCAGGAAGCTGCAGGCCCTCAACGCTGAAGCCAGGAACACCACCATGGTGCTGGACTCGCCTCCAGAGGCCTGGCCCACAGAGAAAGGGGGCCAGACGGAGGAGGGGATGATGTACTGGGACCCGGCTGAGGACGTCGCTGCTGATATCTACTCTTTCTCGGAGCTGCCCATGCCCGATACACCTGTGAACCCCCTCGaccttctctgtgccctcttgctgtcttcagacaccttTCTGCAGCAGGAAGTCCTGCTGAAGATGTCCCTCTgtcagtttgcactcccacttgTGTTGCCTGATTCTGAAAACCACTACCACACCTTCCTGCTCTGGGCCCTTCGGGGTGTTGTGCGGACATGGTGGTTCCAGCCCCCACGGGGCCTTGGGAGTTTTCTTCGAGAAGACAGTGTGGTCCTGTCCAGGGTGCCCACGTTTGCCTTCGTTCGCATGGACGTCAGCAGCAACTCCAAGTCCCAGCTGCTCAATGCTGTCCTCAGCCCTGCCAGACGGCAGTGGGACTGCTTCTGGCATCGGGACCTCAACTTAGGCACGAATCCCCGAGAGATCGCAGACGGGTTAGTAGAGATCTCCTGGTTTTTCCCCAGTGGTAAGGAGGACCTAGATGTTTTCCCGGAGCCCATGGCCTTTCTGAACTTGAGGGGTGACATTGGGTCCCACTGGCTGCAGTTCAAGCTCTTGACAGAAGTCTCCTCTGCTGTGTTCATTCTGACTGACAACATCAGCAAGAAGGAGTACAAATTGCTGTACTCCATGAGGGAGTCAACCACAAAGTACTACTTCATCCTGAGCCCCTACCGGGGGAAACGGAATACCAACCTGCGCTTCCTCAACAGGCTGATCCCCGTGCTGAAGATCGACCACTCCCACGTCCTGGTGAAGGTCAGCAGCACCGATGGCGAGGGCTTCCTGAGGCGGATCCGAGCCATTATGTGCAGCGTGGCTCGCTCCCCCTGCAGGAGGATGTCTGTGGAGGACATGGCTCATGCCGCACGGAAACTAGGCCTCAGAGTTGACGAGGACTTTGAGGAGTGTCAGAAGGCCAAGGACCGGATGGAGAAGATCGTCAGGAAGATCAAGGATGTGGACGCCTACAAGAGAGATGAGCTGCGGCTGCAGGGCGACCCTGCAAGGAAGGCAGCCCAGGCCGAGAGGGAGTTCTGTCAGCTCCAGTGGGCCTCGGAGCCCCCAGAGAAGCACCGGGCTGAGTTGAGACGCCGGGCCCTAGAGCTCCGGGTGCAGCAGAATGGCCAGGAGCCCACCTCGGGGGTACAGGAGTTCATCCTGGGAGTAAGCAGCCCCTCCCCGAGTGAGAGGCAGTACTTCCTGAGATGGATGGAGTGGGGGTTGGCTCGACTGGGCCAGCCACGGCCAAGACAGCCTCCAGAGACCCTTCTCACCCTGAGACCAAAACTCGGTGGGCCCTCGGACTTGAATGAGCCACTCTGGCCTGAGCCCTTGGGGGTGGAGCACTTCCTGCGGGAGATGGGGCAGTTCTATGAGGCGGAGAGCTGCCTGGTGGAGGCAGGGCGGCTGCCTGCTGGCCAGAGGCGCTTTGCCCACTTCCCAGGTTTGGCTGTGGACCTGCTGCTGGGTGGGCTGCCCCTGGAGCTGGTCGATGGTGCCACTCTGAGCATCCCTGTTCGATGGGTCACTGGGCTTCTCAAGGAGCTGCATGTCCGCCTAGACAGGAGATCTCGACTAGTGGTTCTCTCTGCTCTGGGGGTGCCGGGCACAGGGAAGTCTACACTCCTTAACACCATGTTTGGCCTGAAGTTTGCCACTGGGAGGAGCTGTAGTGCCCGAGGGGCCTTCATGCAGCTCCTCCCTGTAGCTGAGGGCTTCAGCCAGGACCTGGGCTGTGACCAAATCCTAGTAATAGACTCTGGGGGTTTAATCAGTGGGGCCTTGGCCTCTGCTGGAGACAGGTTCGAACTGGAGGCTTCCTTGGCCACGCTGCTAATGGGGCTAAGTAATGTCACTGTGGTCAGCCTAGCTGAAACAAAGGACATCCCACCAGCCGTTCTTCATGCGTTCCTGAGGCTGGAAAAAATGGGACACATGCCCAACTATCAGTTTGTGTATCAGAACCTTCACGACCTGCCTGTTCCCAGTCCTAAGCCCAGAGACAGGAGGCAGCTCCTGGACCCGCCCAGCGACCTGAGCAGGGCGGCTACCCACTTGGAGAAGCAGGGTGGCGGCTTCCGGACACTGGCGGGTCTGACCGAGAGGCAGCACGTCTGGCACATCCCAGCCCTGTGGCATGGAGCACCACCCATGGCCGCCGTGAGCCTGGGCTACAGCGAGGCCATTTTTGAATTGAAGAGATGCCTATTAGAAAACATCAGGAATGGCTtgtccaaccaaaacaaaaacattcagcAGCTCATTGACCTGGTGCGGAGGCTGTGA
- the Urgcp gene encoding up-regulator of cell proliferation isoform X3, protein MLSLLGLETYQVQKLTLQDSLQISFDSMKNWAPQAPKDLPWHFLRKLQALNAEARNTTMVLDSPPEAWPTEKGGQTEEGMMYWDPAEDVAADIYSFSELPMPDTPVNPLDLLCALLLSSDTFLQQEVLLKMSLCQFALPLVLPDSENHYHTFLLWALRGVVRTWWFQPPRGLGSFLREDSVVLSRVPTFAFVRMDVSSNSKSQLLNAVLSPARRQWDCFWHRDLNLGTNPREIADGLVEISWFFPSGKEDLDVFPEPMAFLNLRGDIGSHWLQFKLLTEVSSAVFILTDNISKKEYKLLYSMRESTTKYYFILSPYRGKRNTNLRFLNRLIPVLKIDHSHVLVKVSSTDGEGFLRRIRAIMCSVARSPCRRMSVEDMAHAARKLGLRVDEDFEECQKAKDRMEKIVRKIKDVDAYKRDELRLQGDPARKAAQAEREFCQLQWASEPPEKHRAELRRRALELRVQQNGQEPTSGVQEFILGVSSPSPSERQYFLRWMEWGLARLGQPRPRQPPETLLTLRPKLGGPSDLNEPLWPEPLGVEHFLREMGQFYEAESCLVEAGRLPAGQRRFAHFPGLAVDLLLGGLPLELVDGATLSIPVRWVTGLLKELHVRLDRRSRLVVLSALGVPGTGKSTLLNTMFGLKFATGRSCSARGAFMQLLPVAEGFSQDLGCDQILVIDSGGLISGALASAGDRFELEASLATLLMGLSNVTVVSLAETKDIPPAVLHAFLRLEKMGHMPNYQFVYQNLHDLPVPSPKPRDRRQLLDPPSDLSRAATHLEKQGGGFRTLAGLTERQHVWHIPALWHGAPPMAAVSLGYSEAIFELKRCLLENIRNGLSNQNKNIQQLIDLVRRL, encoded by the coding sequence ATGCTGTCCCTGTTGGGACTGGAGACATACCAAGTACAGAAGCTCACCCTCCAGGACTCCCTGCAGATCAGTTTTGACAGCATGAAGAACTGGGCTCCTCAGGCTCCCAAGGACCTCCCCTGGCATTTCCTCAGGAAGCTGCAGGCCCTCAACGCTGAAGCCAGGAACACCACCATGGTGCTGGACTCGCCTCCAGAGGCCTGGCCCACAGAGAAAGGGGGCCAGACGGAGGAGGGGATGATGTACTGGGACCCGGCTGAGGACGTCGCTGCTGATATCTACTCTTTCTCGGAGCTGCCCATGCCCGATACACCTGTGAACCCCCTCGaccttctctgtgccctcttgctgtcttcagacaccttTCTGCAGCAGGAAGTCCTGCTGAAGATGTCCCTCTgtcagtttgcactcccacttgTGTTGCCTGATTCTGAAAACCACTACCACACCTTCCTGCTCTGGGCCCTTCGGGGTGTTGTGCGGACATGGTGGTTCCAGCCCCCACGGGGCCTTGGGAGTTTTCTTCGAGAAGACAGTGTGGTCCTGTCCAGGGTGCCCACGTTTGCCTTCGTTCGCATGGACGTCAGCAGCAACTCCAAGTCCCAGCTGCTCAATGCTGTCCTCAGCCCTGCCAGACGGCAGTGGGACTGCTTCTGGCATCGGGACCTCAACTTAGGCACGAATCCCCGAGAGATCGCAGACGGGTTAGTAGAGATCTCCTGGTTTTTCCCCAGTGGTAAGGAGGACCTAGATGTTTTCCCGGAGCCCATGGCCTTTCTGAACTTGAGGGGTGACATTGGGTCCCACTGGCTGCAGTTCAAGCTCTTGACAGAAGTCTCCTCTGCTGTGTTCATTCTGACTGACAACATCAGCAAGAAGGAGTACAAATTGCTGTACTCCATGAGGGAGTCAACCACAAAGTACTACTTCATCCTGAGCCCCTACCGGGGGAAACGGAATACCAACCTGCGCTTCCTCAACAGGCTGATCCCCGTGCTGAAGATCGACCACTCCCACGTCCTGGTGAAGGTCAGCAGCACCGATGGCGAGGGCTTCCTGAGGCGGATCCGAGCCATTATGTGCAGCGTGGCTCGCTCCCCCTGCAGGAGGATGTCTGTGGAGGACATGGCTCATGCCGCACGGAAACTAGGCCTCAGAGTTGACGAGGACTTTGAGGAGTGTCAGAAGGCCAAGGACCGGATGGAGAAGATCGTCAGGAAGATCAAGGATGTGGACGCCTACAAGAGAGATGAGCTGCGGCTGCAGGGCGACCCTGCAAGGAAGGCAGCCCAGGCCGAGAGGGAGTTCTGTCAGCTCCAGTGGGCCTCGGAGCCCCCAGAGAAGCACCGGGCTGAGTTGAGACGCCGGGCCCTAGAGCTCCGGGTGCAGCAGAATGGCCAGGAGCCCACCTCGGGGGTACAGGAGTTCATCCTGGGAGTAAGCAGCCCCTCCCCGAGTGAGAGGCAGTACTTCCTGAGATGGATGGAGTGGGGGTTGGCTCGACTGGGCCAGCCACGGCCAAGACAGCCTCCAGAGACCCTTCTCACCCTGAGACCAAAACTCGGTGGGCCCTCGGACTTGAATGAGCCACTCTGGCCTGAGCCCTTGGGGGTGGAGCACTTCCTGCGGGAGATGGGGCAGTTCTATGAGGCGGAGAGCTGCCTGGTGGAGGCAGGGCGGCTGCCTGCTGGCCAGAGGCGCTTTGCCCACTTCCCAGGTTTGGCTGTGGACCTGCTGCTGGGTGGGCTGCCCCTGGAGCTGGTCGATGGTGCCACTCTGAGCATCCCTGTTCGATGGGTCACTGGGCTTCTCAAGGAGCTGCATGTCCGCCTAGACAGGAGATCTCGACTAGTGGTTCTCTCTGCTCTGGGGGTGCCGGGCACAGGGAAGTCTACACTCCTTAACACCATGTTTGGCCTGAAGTTTGCCACTGGGAGGAGCTGTAGTGCCCGAGGGGCCTTCATGCAGCTCCTCCCTGTAGCTGAGGGCTTCAGCCAGGACCTGGGCTGTGACCAAATCCTAGTAATAGACTCTGGGGGTTTAATCAGTGGGGCCTTGGCCTCTGCTGGAGACAGGTTCGAACTGGAGGCTTCCTTGGCCACGCTGCTAATGGGGCTAAGTAATGTCACTGTGGTCAGCCTAGCTGAAACAAAGGACATCCCACCAGCCGTTCTTCATGCGTTCCTGAGGCTGGAAAAAATGGGACACATGCCCAACTATCAGTTTGTGTATCAGAACCTTCACGACCTGCCTGTTCCCAGTCCTAAGCCCAGAGACAGGAGGCAGCTCCTGGACCCGCCCAGCGACCTGAGCAGGGCGGCTACCCACTTGGAGAAGCAGGGTGGCGGCTTCCGGACACTGGCGGGTCTGACCGAGAGGCAGCACGTCTGGCACATCCCAGCCCTGTGGCATGGAGCACCACCCATGGCCGCCGTGAGCCTGGGCTACAGCGAGGCCATTTTTGAATTGAAGAGATGCCTATTAGAAAACATCAGGAATGGCTtgtccaaccaaaacaaaaacattcagcAGCTCATTGACCTGGTGCGGAGGCTGTGA
- the Urgcp gene encoding up-regulator of cell proliferation has translation MASPGIEVELLVKGHSDLGEVAPEVKPSDSQTSVAIADLEWREMEGDDCGFHYGDGTNEAQDNDFPTVERSRLQEMLSLLGLETYQVQKLTLQDSLQISFDSMKNWAPQAPKDLPWHFLRKLQALNAEARNTTMVLDSPPEAWPTEKGGQTEEGMMYWDPAEDVAADIYSFSELPMPDTPVNPLDLLCALLLSSDTFLQQEVLLKMSLCQFALPLVLPDSENHYHTFLLWALRGVVRTWWFQPPRGLGSFLREDSVVLSRVPTFAFVRMDVSSNSKSQLLNAVLSPARRQWDCFWHRDLNLGTNPREIADGLVEISWFFPSGKEDLDVFPEPMAFLNLRGDIGSHWLQFKLLTEVSSAVFILTDNISKKEYKLLYSMRESTTKYYFILSPYRGKRNTNLRFLNRLIPVLKIDHSHVLVKVSSTDGEGFLRRIRAIMCSVARSPCRRMSVEDMAHAARKLGLRVDEDFEECQKAKDRMEKIVRKIKDVDAYKRDELRLQGDPARKAAQAEREFCQLQWASEPPEKHRAELRRRALELRVQQNGQEPTSGVQEFILGVSSPSPSERQYFLRWMEWGLARLGQPRPRQPPETLLTLRPKLGGPSDLNEPLWPEPLGVEHFLREMGQFYEAESCLVEAGRLPAGQRRFAHFPGLAVDLLLGGLPLELVDGATLSIPVRWVTGLLKELHVRLDRRSRLVVLSALGVPGTGKSTLLNTMFGLKFATGRSCSARGAFMQLLPVAEGFSQDLGCDQILVIDSGGLISGALASAGDRFELEASLATLLMGLSNVTVVSLAETKDIPPAVLHAFLRLEKMGHMPNYQFVYQNLHDLPVPSPKPRDRRQLLDPPSDLSRAATHLEKQGGGFRTLAGLTERQHVWHIPALWHGAPPMAAVSLGYSEAIFELKRCLLENIRNGLSNQNKNIQQLIDLVRRL, from the exons GATAGAAGTGGAATTACTGGTCAAAGG GCATTCAGACCTGGGAGAAGTGGCCCCAGAAGTAAAACCTTCAGACAGCCAAACATCTGTGGCAATTGCAG ATTTGGAATGGAGAGAAATGGAAGGAGATGACTGCGGGTTCCATTATGGAG ATGGTACAAATGAGGCTCAGGACAATGACTTCCCAACAG TGGAGAGAAGCAGGCTTCAGGAAATGCTGTCCCTGTTGGGACTGGAGACATACCAAGTACAGAAGCTCACCCTCCAGGACTCCCTGCAGATCAGTTTTGACAGCATGAAGAACTGGGCTCCTCAGGCTCCCAAGGACCTCCCCTGGCATTTCCTCAGGAAGCTGCAGGCCCTCAACGCTGAAGCCAGGAACACCACCATGGTGCTGGACTCGCCTCCAGAGGCCTGGCCCACAGAGAAAGGGGGCCAGACGGAGGAGGGGATGATGTACTGGGACCCGGCTGAGGACGTCGCTGCTGATATCTACTCTTTCTCGGAGCTGCCCATGCCCGATACACCTGTGAACCCCCTCGaccttctctgtgccctcttgctgtcttcagacaccttTCTGCAGCAGGAAGTCCTGCTGAAGATGTCCCTCTgtcagtttgcactcccacttgTGTTGCCTGATTCTGAAAACCACTACCACACCTTCCTGCTCTGGGCCCTTCGGGGTGTTGTGCGGACATGGTGGTTCCAGCCCCCACGGGGCCTTGGGAGTTTTCTTCGAGAAGACAGTGTGGTCCTGTCCAGGGTGCCCACGTTTGCCTTCGTTCGCATGGACGTCAGCAGCAACTCCAAGTCCCAGCTGCTCAATGCTGTCCTCAGCCCTGCCAGACGGCAGTGGGACTGCTTCTGGCATCGGGACCTCAACTTAGGCACGAATCCCCGAGAGATCGCAGACGGGTTAGTAGAGATCTCCTGGTTTTTCCCCAGTGGTAAGGAGGACCTAGATGTTTTCCCGGAGCCCATGGCCTTTCTGAACTTGAGGGGTGACATTGGGTCCCACTGGCTGCAGTTCAAGCTCTTGACAGAAGTCTCCTCTGCTGTGTTCATTCTGACTGACAACATCAGCAAGAAGGAGTACAAATTGCTGTACTCCATGAGGGAGTCAACCACAAAGTACTACTTCATCCTGAGCCCCTACCGGGGGAAACGGAATACCAACCTGCGCTTCCTCAACAGGCTGATCCCCGTGCTGAAGATCGACCACTCCCACGTCCTGGTGAAGGTCAGCAGCACCGATGGCGAGGGCTTCCTGAGGCGGATCCGAGCCATTATGTGCAGCGTGGCTCGCTCCCCCTGCAGGAGGATGTCTGTGGAGGACATGGCTCATGCCGCACGGAAACTAGGCCTCAGAGTTGACGAGGACTTTGAGGAGTGTCAGAAGGCCAAGGACCGGATGGAGAAGATCGTCAGGAAGATCAAGGATGTGGACGCCTACAAGAGAGATGAGCTGCGGCTGCAGGGCGACCCTGCAAGGAAGGCAGCCCAGGCCGAGAGGGAGTTCTGTCAGCTCCAGTGGGCCTCGGAGCCCCCAGAGAAGCACCGGGCTGAGTTGAGACGCCGGGCCCTAGAGCTCCGGGTGCAGCAGAATGGCCAGGAGCCCACCTCGGGGGTACAGGAGTTCATCCTGGGAGTAAGCAGCCCCTCCCCGAGTGAGAGGCAGTACTTCCTGAGATGGATGGAGTGGGGGTTGGCTCGACTGGGCCAGCCACGGCCAAGACAGCCTCCAGAGACCCTTCTCACCCTGAGACCAAAACTCGGTGGGCCCTCGGACTTGAATGAGCCACTCTGGCCTGAGCCCTTGGGGGTGGAGCACTTCCTGCGGGAGATGGGGCAGTTCTATGAGGCGGAGAGCTGCCTGGTGGAGGCAGGGCGGCTGCCTGCTGGCCAGAGGCGCTTTGCCCACTTCCCAGGTTTGGCTGTGGACCTGCTGCTGGGTGGGCTGCCCCTGGAGCTGGTCGATGGTGCCACTCTGAGCATCCCTGTTCGATGGGTCACTGGGCTTCTCAAGGAGCTGCATGTCCGCCTAGACAGGAGATCTCGACTAGTGGTTCTCTCTGCTCTGGGGGTGCCGGGCACAGGGAAGTCTACACTCCTTAACACCATGTTTGGCCTGAAGTTTGCCACTGGGAGGAGCTGTAGTGCCCGAGGGGCCTTCATGCAGCTCCTCCCTGTAGCTGAGGGCTTCAGCCAGGACCTGGGCTGTGACCAAATCCTAGTAATAGACTCTGGGGGTTTAATCAGTGGGGCCTTGGCCTCTGCTGGAGACAGGTTCGAACTGGAGGCTTCCTTGGCCACGCTGCTAATGGGGCTAAGTAATGTCACTGTGGTCAGCCTAGCTGAAACAAAGGACATCCCACCAGCCGTTCTTCATGCGTTCCTGAGGCTGGAAAAAATGGGACACATGCCCAACTATCAGTTTGTGTATCAGAACCTTCACGACCTGCCTGTTCCCAGTCCTAAGCCCAGAGACAGGAGGCAGCTCCTGGACCCGCCCAGCGACCTGAGCAGGGCGGCTACCCACTTGGAGAAGCAGGGTGGCGGCTTCCGGACACTGGCGGGTCTGACCGAGAGGCAGCACGTCTGGCACATCCCAGCCCTGTGGCATGGAGCACCACCCATGGCCGCCGTGAGCCTGGGCTACAGCGAGGCCATTTTTGAATTGAAGAGATGCCTATTAGAAAACATCAGGAATGGCTtgtccaaccaaaacaaaaacattcagcAGCTCATTGACCTGGTGCGGAGGCTGTGA